The Streptomyces puniciscabiei genomic interval GACGCGGCGACTAGCCGGTCACCCCGGACTCAAGTCGGGGGCGTGCCGGGCCTCGTACTCCAGCACCGCCCGCGCCAGCCGTGCCGCTGCCTGTGCCGGCGAACACCTCCGCCCCAAACCCCATGGGTCCGCTTTGCAGTACCGATGGGAGATCGTCACGTGGGTCCCGTGTGTCCGCGCCATCTTTCGCGATGGCCGTGATGTGGTCCACCTGGGGCGCCCGCGGGTGCGCGCGGGTTGGCCTCGCGCGGCACGGGCGTCAGGCAGTGTGGCGCCGGTGGTGGCGGAGCCCAGTGCAGTTCCGAGACGGAAGCGGTGGATCACCAGCAGTTCCGCTGTGAGCTGGGCTGAAGCCGTTTGCCAGGTGCGAAGCAAGACGGTGAGTTGGTAGGCGATCCAGGCCAGGGCGGCGATGCCGAAGCCCATGAGGATCTTTGGCCCCGAACCAGTAGCGAGGGCAGTAAGAGCACGCACGGGATCGCCGGCAGCCACCGCTGCCGAGAACCGCGGGCTCTTCGGGCCCGGGCACCGCGCCGCGGCGAGGCAGCAGGCCTGTGCTGGACCGACCGCCGCCAACGCACCCCTTGACCTGGTATCACCCCAGTCCACGACGAAGAAGGACTACGCGTTGCGGCAGCGGGGTGGCTGACCGGGTCAGTGGCCCAGTGCGCGCCGGGGCAGCGGCGAGGAGTACACCACGCTGGTGGTCACCGAGCCGAGCGCGCCGATCTTCCCGGAGACCTCCTCCAGGTGTGCCATGGACCGGGTGGCGACCTTGATGACGAAGCAGTCGTCGCCGGTCACATGGTGCGCCTCCAGGATCTCGGGCGTCGCGGCCACCAGGTCGTGGAACGGCTTGTAGTTGCCGTTGGGATAGCGCAGCCGTACGAACGCCAGGATCGGCAGTCCGAGCCGCTCGGGGTCCACGACCGCCGCGTACCCCTGGATCACGCCCGCCTCCTCCAGCCGGCGGACCCGTTCGGTGACGGCACTCGGCGACATGGAGACGGCCCGCGCCAACTCGGCGTAGCTGGCGCGCCCCTCCCGTTGGAGGACTTCGAGAATGCGCCAGTCGGTGGCGTCCGGGGAATGCGCGGTCACCCCGGATGGATAGCAGGGAAATCCCGGCGTGGACAAGGGGGAGCCGTGGATTCCCCCTTCATGGGGCGGGCTCCGGATCGTAGATTTCCAGTCATGATCACCAAGACCTCCGAGAACCCCGTCCTGCGGGTCGCCCCCACCGCTCCCGCCGAGGCGGCGGCCTACTTCCGGGCGAGCCTGGCCTTCCACGCCGACGTCTCCGACGTGGCCGCCGCGCTCGCGGCCGGCGGCGACCCCGGCTTCGTCGTCGTGGACTCCCGCTCGACCGAGTCCTGGGACCAGGGACACATCCCCGGCGCCGTCCACCTGCCCACCGCGCTCATCCCCGAGCAGGCCGAGCAACTCCTGGACAGGTCCGTGCCGGTGGTGACGTACTGCTGGGGCCCGGGCTGCAACGGCGCCACCCGCGCCGCCCTCGCCCTCGCCGAACTCGGCTACCAGGTCAAGGAGATGCTCGGCGGCTTCGAGTACTGGGCGCGCGAGGGCTTCGCCTACGAGACCTGGCAGGGAAGCGAACAGCGCGACGCCGACCCGCTGACCGCCCCCGTCCAAGGCGAGTGCGGCTGTTGATCGACACCCGTGTAGGTTCTCTGCCCATGGCTCGATACGCGGACACAGGCGCGCTGGAGTGGGTGGAATCGGGCGGCGGCCCGCTGATAGCCGTCCCGGAGACGGTGCTGCCGTTCTGGGCGGGCGCCGACAGCGAGGAGCTGGACACGGACTACGACCGGGCGTGCGAGGTCGACGGTCACATCGGCCTGCTGCCCGTCGGTGACAGCGCGGCCCTGGTGTTCGGCGACGAACCCGCCGCCACCTCGTACCTGCCGGACAACGCCACCTTCGTACGGTGGTCCGCCGCGAACTCCGAGGCGGAGCTCCTCGCCGGTGTCCCCCTCGCCCTGGACGCGGCGGTGTGGGGGAGCGAGGTGCACTGGCGGGTACCCGGCCCGGTGCTGCTGTTCGACTCCGCCTGGCCGGGGCGGGCGGCCGGGCGCAACGAGCACCTCAGGGTGCCGCTCCAGGCGGGCACGTACGCGGTGCGCGCAGCCTACGTCCAGCCCGGTCCGGAGACCTGGCTCGGCCTGGTGCAACTCCGCCGCCTCGGCCACTGACCGGACCGCCGGCGACGGTCAACCGAGGCTGTCGAACGCGATGTTGAGGTGCCTGGGGCCGCGCAGTACCGCGTTCTGCCGGTACGGCGGCGGGTCCTCGACCAGACGGGGATTCTCCAGCCGCCGGGCCAGCTCGGACAGGGCGATCTGAGCCTCGAGACGGGCCAGCGGCGCCCCGAAGCAGATGTGGATGCCGCTCCCGAAGCCGAGGTGCTGGATGTCCTGGCGGTCCGGGTCGAAGCGGTCGGGGTCCGTGAACCGCTCCGGGTCCCGGTTGCCCGCGGCGAGCACCAGCCAGATCCGCGAGCCCTTGGGAATGGTGATGCCGCGCACCTCGATGTCGGTGATGCAGGTGCGTTGCGGCAGGAGCTGGACCGGCGGCTCGTAGCGCAGCAGTTCCTCCACGATCCTGACCGACAGGCCGGGATCGCTGCGCAGCCGCTGCAGGACCTCCGGGTGGCGCAGCAGCGTGAGCATGCCGTTCGTGATGAGGTTGACGGTCGTCTCATGACCGGCGATGAGCAGCAGCACCGCCGTGCTGAGGATCTCCATCGTCGTCATCGCGCCGTCCGGACCGCTGCTGTTCACGAGGTCGGACAGCAGGTCGTCGCGGGGTTCTTTGGCGCGCTGTTCCACCAGCCCGTTCAGGTACATGCCGAGCTGCAGCCGTGACTCCTGCGCGGCCCGCTCGGACTCGGCGCTCGTGCGGGCGTCGGGGTCGAGGCCGGCCACGATCGGGTCGACCAAGGACCGGAAGCGGGGCTCGTCCTCGCGCGGCACCCCGAGCAGCCGGCAGATCACCGTCACCGGGAAGGGGTAGGCGAACTGGTCGACCAGGTCGATCTGCCGCGCGTCCCCGAAGCCGTCGATCAGTCCGGTGACGATCTCACCCAGTTCGCCCCGCATGTTCTCGATCCGGTGCGGCCGGTGCGGTGGCCCGAAGGAGCTGTTGGCGATCCTGCGCAACCGGTCGTGCTCCGGCGGGTCGAGCCGGAGCATGCTGGGGGGTAGCCCCGTCGCCTCCGGCCCGGACAGCTCGTCGTCCCCGGCGGCGATCAGGTTGGCCGCGTCGGAGCTGATCCGCGGGTCGTGCAGCAGCGCCTCGATGTCGTAGTACGAGCTGATGACGTAGGGGCCGTCCTCCTCGTGGAGCACCGGGGTCTTGCGGAGTTCCTCGTAGACCGGATACGGGTTGGCGCGGTTCGCGAAGTCGGTGATCTGGCGCAACATCGAGGCGTGCGGCATGGCAGGTCCTTGAAGCGTCGGGCCCGGACGGCGGTCAGTGGCGGGCGGGGTGGAAGAGCAGCTGCTGGTCGGCCGGTGAGTAGCCACTGAGGGTGACCATGGGGCCGTGGGTGGGCAGGGACGGGTCGGGGAAGTCGGCGTCCACCGGCTGGCGTCCCTCGGGACGCCGGTCCACCGTCGGGTACTCCACCGGGAACGGCGCTCCCCGTTCGATCTGCCGTGCGTAGAACTCCAGCCACCGGGTGTTGTCGAAGGTCACCGCGGCGATGACGCGGCCCTGGTAGCCGTAGACGCCGACGAAGCGGCGTTCGGCCAGCGAACCCTGCGTGATCATGAGCTGCTCGCCCATGGGCGGCACACCGACCGACTTGATGTTCACACCGAACATCGACGACCAGAAG includes:
- a CDS encoding Lrp/AsnC family transcriptional regulator: MTAHSPDATDWRILEVLQREGRASYAELARAVSMSPSAVTERVRRLEEAGVIQGYAAVVDPERLGLPILAFVRLRYPNGNYKPFHDLVAATPEILEAHHVTGDDCFVIKVATRSMAHLEEVSGKIGALGSVTTSVVYSSPLPRRALGH
- a CDS encoding rhodanese-like domain-containing protein gives rise to the protein MITKTSENPVLRVAPTAPAEAAAYFRASLAFHADVSDVAAALAAGGDPGFVVVDSRSTESWDQGHIPGAVHLPTALIPEQAEQLLDRSVPVVTYCWGPGCNGATRAALALAELGYQVKEMLGGFEYWAREGFAYETWQGSEQRDADPLTAPVQGECGC
- a CDS encoding immunity 21 family protein, which gives rise to MARYADTGALEWVESGGGPLIAVPETVLPFWAGADSEELDTDYDRACEVDGHIGLLPVGDSAALVFGDEPAATSYLPDNATFVRWSAANSEAELLAGVPLALDAAVWGSEVHWRVPGPVLLFDSAWPGRAAGRNEHLRVPLQAGTYAVRAAYVQPGPETWLGLVQLRRLGH
- a CDS encoding cytochrome P450; its protein translation is MPHASMLRQITDFANRANPYPVYEELRKTPVLHEEDGPYVISSYYDIEALLHDPRISSDAANLIAAGDDELSGPEATGLPPSMLRLDPPEHDRLRRIANSSFGPPHRPHRIENMRGELGEIVTGLIDGFGDARQIDLVDQFAYPFPVTVICRLLGVPREDEPRFRSLVDPIVAGLDPDARTSAESERAAQESRLQLGMYLNGLVEQRAKEPRDDLLSDLVNSSGPDGAMTTMEILSTAVLLLIAGHETTVNLITNGMLTLLRHPEVLQRLRSDPGLSVRIVEELLRYEPPVQLLPQRTCITDIEVRGITIPKGSRIWLVLAAGNRDPERFTDPDRFDPDRQDIQHLGFGSGIHICFGAPLARLEAQIALSELARRLENPRLVEDPPPYRQNAVLRGPRHLNIAFDSLG